One window of the Triticum dicoccoides isolate Atlit2015 ecotype Zavitan chromosome 3B, WEW_v2.0, whole genome shotgun sequence genome contains the following:
- the LOC119277001 gene encoding GDSL esterase/lipase At4g10955-like: MTVGRCPPPRSQIYLFSHATRKTTLSHLPVPTNPRPYPSTTFSSSPVLTRPTLALAPARRAGRPGGLICAAMAMDLVSPGPAAAAAGEVNPEAVKGEEGEEEEDVVMVVGEVGGQCGGDAVVVAPADAEVEGHPYAFHVSGPRNLPPPNWREIIRSSWKDPNYKRMVMACFIQAVYLLEIDRQDQKGEEDGLAPKWWKPFKYKVTQTLVDERDGSIYGAVLEWDRSSALSDLILLRPSGAPRAVLALRGTLLQKPTIKRDLQDDLRFLVWESLKGSVRYVGALEALKAAVERFGSTNVCVAGHSLGAGFAFQVCKDLAKQGIFVDCHLFNPPSVSLAMSLRCMSEKASHLWQKVKASLPLKEEAALDTAKDEGSIKKKLRAEKKWVPHLYVNNSDYICCHYNAPSSSEPDGGPDEQQQQRKAREIAGDVVAKLFVTSSKGPQKFMEAHGLEQWWSDGMELLAVSDSKLIHRQLKSLYSSTAVPPPAKS, from the exons ATGACCGTTGGGCGCTGCCCCCCGCCGAGATCCCAGATATACCTCTTCTCCCACGCCACCAGGAAGACGACGCTCTCACATCTCCCGGTCCCCACGAATCCCCGCCCCTACCCCTCGACGACATTCTCGTCTTCCCCCGTGCTCACGCGCCCCACGCTTGCCCTCGCCCCCGCGCGGCGAGCGGGGCGGCCGGGAGGTTTGATCTGCGCCGCCATGGCGATGGACTTGGTGTCGCCTGGGCCGgccgcggcggcggcaggggaggtGAATCCGGAGGCGGttaagggggaggagggggaggaggaggaggatgtggtgatggtggtgggggaggtcggcgGACAGTGCGGCGGCGACGCCGTGGTGGTGGCCCCGGCCGACGCGGAGGTCGAGGGGCACCCCTACGCCTTCCACGTCTCCGGCCCGCGCAACCTGCCGCCGCCCAACTGGAGGGAAATCATCAGATCGAGTTG GAAGGATCCAAATTACAAAAGGATGGTAATGGCATGCTTCATTCAGGCAGTGTACCTTCTTGAAATAGACAGGCAAGATCAGAAAGGAGAGGAGGATGGCCTTGCTCCAAAATGGTGGAAGCCCTTCAAGTACAAGGTCACACAGACACTAGTTGATGAGAGAGATGGCTCCATATACGGCGCCGTCCTTGAGTGGGATCGGTCTTCTGCTTTATCTGATCTTATCCTCCTAAGACCAAGTGGCGCGCCAAGGGCTGTGTTAGCTCTGCGAGGAACATTGCTGCAGAAGCCTACAATCAAGAGAGACCTACAAGACGATCTCCGTTTCTTGGTTTGGGAGAGCTTAAAAGGTTCAGTGAGATATGTTGGCGCTTTAGAAGCACTGAAGGCCGCAGTTGAGAGATTTGGGAGCACAAATGTTTGCGTCGCAGGGCACTCGTTGGGAGCTGGCTTTGCCTTTCAGGTATGCAAAGATCTCGCCAAGCAAGGAATCTTCGTAGACTGCCATCTGTTCAATCCACCTTCTGTTTCACTTGCCATGAGCCTAAGATGCATGAGCGAGAAGGCCAGTCACCTGTGGCAGAAAGTGAAGGCAAGCCTGCCATTGAAGGAAGAAGCAGCGCTTGACACTGCAAAAGATGAGGGCAGCATCAAGAAGAAACTGCGCGCAGAGAAGAAATGGGTGCCACACTTGTATGTGAACAACAGTGACTACATCTGCTGCCACTACAATGCTCCCTCTTCCTCTGAACCCGACGGCGGTCCggatgagcagcagcagcagcgcaaggcgAGGGAGATTGCTGGCGATGTGGTCGCGAAGCTCTTCGTCACATCGTCGAAAGGCCCGCAGAAGTTCATGGAAGCGCACGGACTGGAGCAATGGTGGTCGGATGGGATGGAGCTGCTGGCCGTGTCTGACAGCAAGCTTATACACAGGCAGCTGAAGTCTCTATACTCGTCAACAGCAGTACCACCTCCTGCAAAGTCATAG